Genomic window (Alnus glutinosa chromosome 9, dhAlnGlut1.1, whole genome shotgun sequence):
GGATATAAATACAGAAAGAAAAGTGTATCATTTTACTATAGAGGAGGGTGAAGGGGCAGCGAGAATCGAGAATGGAGTGGTAAAAGAGACAGAGGAAGCTGGTGAGGATATTGGAGTAAAAGATCAGAGAGAGGAAGGTGGTGAAGTTTGTGAGGTTGGTATTAAAGAGGAGATTGGAGTGAAGGAGATGCTAAAGAGACTGGATTTCTGGTTATATTTCTTTGTGTATTTATTTGGTGCGACGCTTGGCATCGTGTTTTTGAATAACTTGGGTCAAATAGCTGAGTCCCGTGGGTACTCGGGAACATCTTCTTTGGTCTCTTTGTCTTCTTCATTTGGGTTCTTTGGACGTCTCATACCTTCCCTTTTGGACTACTCCTTCTCAAGGTACCTAATTAACCCTCTCTTTCATCTCTAACAAATTAAATTACCAATTATTAATTAGGAGGCATTTGTTGGTGCATTACCTAATCTATTGAATGCAAACAATGTGCATAAATATTGTGTTAGTTTATCATATGAATTCTACTGTAAACTGACTTGAATGACCTTTCCTAGTGCATGCAGagacaacctttttttttttaaaaaaaaaaaaaaaaaaaaacaaaaacattaacaaacaattcaaaacgaTGGTCTCAATTTTAAACGAATATGGTAAGAATTTAAAGTTAGTGCATCTAACAATAAATTCTAACCATGAACTGGATGCTATTCATtcaatttgaaatgaaaaggatctcatttcacaataaaaaacactaaaatttattttcacatttatgtcacatcaaaacatttttctttttctttttttttaaaaaaaaaaaaaaaaaactttctaaaagaCATTAacaaaaggatatatatatattgcttccCCTTTAATTTGTATGTGTaaatagttgtaattttaaGTTTGGTTTGAATTGTCCAGGACCAAGTACATGATTTCAAGACCAGGTTCAATTGTGGCTTTAATGGCTCCAACAGCAGGAGCTTTCTTGTTACTTGTCAACAAAGCCAACCTTTCTCTCAACATCAGCACTGCCGTCATAGGAGTGTGTAGTGGGGCAATTACTTCAATCGCCGTATCCACAACCACCGAGTTGTTTGGGACAAAGAATTTCTCCATAAATCACAACGTGGTGGTTGCCAATATTCCAATAGGATCCTTTGCTTTTGGCTACTTGGCAGCTCTTCTTTATCGCAAGGAAGGAAATATTGGTGGGGATGGCAAGTGCATGGGCATGGAATGCTACAGGAAGACCTTCATCATCTGGGgttcattttgttttcttggGACTTTTCTAGCTTTTGCTCTGTATCTTAGAACTCGGaagttttatttaagaaaagtATAATTAAGATATATACCCAAAAATCCATTCACATATACTAACTTTAGCCATATATAGAACAGAAACAATGAATGTTTAACTCTATAGGCATATATAGTATAGGACAAGTATGTGTTGGATTTTGCTCATGCTGATCAGTAAATGCTTtcactttgattaattaattaagagagtTTTTATTGCCGTCCATTTTTCTATCGGATAAGAGATTGAGATCTCTTGTAATTTGGACAACATATTGTATGTGAGAGATCATCCATGTTAGATTCACCTGTccaaataaatatttgattgtCTAACTACCTATCCAGACGGATGGATCCCATGCATATAAACTCTCTCTCACAGCTAATTATTTTTGTAGATATATCTTGATTCTCGAATAAGGATTCTCAGCAATATTCGGACGGGTGGATCCCATGAATGTAGTCTCTCTCACAGCTAATTATTGTTGTAGATATATCTTGATTCTCGAATAAGAATTCTCAACAATATTCGGACGGGTGGATCCCATGCATGTAGTCTCTCTCACAGCTAATTATTATTGTAGATATATCTTGATTATCGAATAAAGATTTGCTGCAATATTGGTTGCACTAATTATAATTTGACCAGTCTTACAAAAAGAGCAATTAAGTACGAGATTCCCCTGTTTTGAACAATTAATCATAAGCTCTACACCTACTCTTTTTGTAAACCGACTGAATTCATTTGTGGCATCTAATACCGTGACAATATTGTGAAAATTGTTGTCGTGTGTTAGATGGCATCGTTGTTTTCACCAAAGAATTGGCATCATTCTAATCTATAAATGCAGTATCATTGGTGCCCTTCAAAGCACgggtaagatatatatatatatatatatatatatatatatatatatatatatatatatatatatatatatatatatatatattgcaccaATTACCATCAATATATTGaagtttgtattaaaataaataatagatagaataaaaaataattctttttttttttatcagctAGAATGCATGACATTGCTCGAAATGCATGCTCTAAACGTACAATTCTTTAGATGTGGATTGTTGGTAAAGATGTTTGATATcattttcttacatattttttgttattttttttaagagactTGCTATTTAGTACGCTTTGGTCATTGTCCTATCATTTCATGTGAATCACAaaattcaatatttaatttacacaattttttatataaagatgaataaaaaaaatatgtaaaagagaataaaaacaaATCTCTTATCTTTAATTTACCCTCTATTGCCCATTGCCCTTTTGTATGAGAAACCATTGGCTTTAGAAGAGATGATGATGCTGACATTCACTCATCCTCATATTCCTCATACAATCATGATagtataagatttttttttttttttttttgttcaaggGGACCTAATATCATACTATAAATTGACAAATATCTAAATTTGGGTTGCACAGTCTTTTAAATTGACATGATTTTTACATATATgtctaaaaaattcaatttttttagagCATGGATTAAAATGCATAAAAGAATTAcatattcttaaaataaatatcgTTTTAGTAGattagattgaaaaaaatatttttgtccttttttcaATATCACATAATATATATCATACTATAAATTACAAAGATAAAAAAACAGTGGAGATAccatactttttgaaattatgtgacCCTCGATGAGTAACCaaggaaaataaattaaccGCACCCTTCCAAGACTTTACCAAATTcaccaaaattaatttcaatttggtttgtAATATTATGGAAGGATTATGTTTCGCAAATCTGACACGAGCTCAACATAAAATTAGCAAGTTAAAGTTGAAGAGTATGATTCATTTAACTAAACTAGTTGagttaaaattgacctatagTCTTACTTATACTCATGACTCGACGTACGACATTTAGAGCtggtaattttttacacaacctgcgaacttaacacaaaattaatatattagggTTGAAGATTTGATCCGTTCAATTAAATGAATTAGATAacaattaacctatataattttatactcatacCTCAATACAATCTGAATATCAATAAGTAGTCATTCGGAATACGGCAGGTtaaaactgtcaagaaaaatTTTCAGGTGGGACCATATATACAGTTAAACGAAGCACTTAACCAAAGTTGGGGGGAACTAATGATGGTGCAGCTGAAAGTTATATATGTTTATCATAGCATAAAAGATGGTTATATGAACCAAACATGACTAGTTCTCTTCATGCATGCATGATATCATGTATGTGATGTAAGGATGATGAGTGGATTGGGTCATCCTGGTTACCATCAAACTAAAATATCCGGATCGATTGATTCTGCATGTGTGTCCTCCAGCCACCCAAGTGTTCGGCACACAAGTCTCACCGTACCAGCTTGTCTTCATGAAACCTCTGCCACTTGGCTGGCCACCTTCACCTTCAAGGGTTTCTTGTCTTCATGAAACCTTTGCCACTTGGCCGGCACCTTCACCTTCAAGGGTTTTTAGCATGCAGAAAAGACAGTTTATAATTACTAGCGTTGGTATAGTATTAAAGCTTTGAGTCCaattcactttaaaaaaaaaaaaaaaaaaaaagagaagaaaaagaaggtctGGGAGGTTCTTCCATACGTATTATTATTTGACAATCACACACCAGTCAAATAacaattaggggtgtaaataCTGGTGGATATTAACCGCTGCATCCGTTATTTGCACATGCGGTTACGTATGGATagtaaaaatcattatttgcaTATGCAGAGAACTGTTTTGAGCATGCGGATACTGTTATTATccgcataccctttatatattttatatatattatatgtaataaATTTACCAAAATAACGTCGTTTTGGATTAGGCATAAATTATGTTTACATTTGTTTGGTTGGTTTTGTTGCTTTTTCGTATAACACTTGAGCAAattaaaaaggcaaaaataatgtgaaattaatatattttcaaaagattagagcttaaaaaaattaaaacaagcccaaaacactaaaaatcgacctaaattatttttgaaatcgtttaaaatatgtcATTATAAAAACTCAAAGAAAGCCCAAAAGATTAAAATATGCATATTACCCAATATGCAGATAGTGGATAATAATCGCAATAACAGCTTGGATGTAGTTAGTAAAAACATGATATGGATACGGATACAGATAGCTAAAAATGATATTCACATTTTGCGGATGCGGCTGGGGATATTGAAAATAACCGCACCCGTATCCGCATATACACCCTTAGTGATAATCATCTCAAATAAGATAAAAGCTTATCCTAAAAACGatttatctttattatttttttctcaccAAATTTACGAATTTAAGAATCAGAGGCTTTTTCGTTGATTATTCTAGAgattttcttctttgtcttGCAAATGAATAAGCATTTTCTTGTCCTCAATGAGTAGCTCAATCGACTAGCGACCACGCCACATGAAGttgaggtcactagttcgaatcctccctccccctcttatgtggacatgtaaaaaaaaaaaaaaaaatgcatattctTCTTATGAAAAAGAAACATCGTAAGTGTTATTGAATTGCAAGTGAATATCATGAACTATTAGGTGCAATAACTCTTATTTGGGTTGTTCATTAAGTGCACTGTGCACACAATCACCAACTTCAATTCAAGGAAAACCTGGCAAATATTAGCTACTCTgtttagagcattcacatccaATTCTTTGAACaatctttttcttcaaattatgaAGAATCATGCATGCCTTAAAATGCCCTACATTTGATTTTTGCTCATCCTTCGTATTAAAGAAAATGATGTAGTGATCACCGAAGATCACTTATCTCTCCAAACTCGATTTCTTTctagatataatttttaaggTGTAATTAGctataatttaaagaaaaaaaatgtcaaatatTATTTAACCTCCTCAACCAACCATTTTTGATAAAGTACTACGAAGTTATAAGTGTCATGATTTAACCTTTCAAACtgtcaatttattattatttagtcaCATCCGTTAATTTTGACCATTATGTTGGATGAAAAATCAAAGTTGAATAAAGTGTTTCGAAAATGCCTTTATTTTGGccattgaaaatcaaaattacccttgtatttattaattaataggaaaagactaattttattttttaaaaaaaaaaaataaagaaaaaaatatctacgaataaaaacaaaatcagtTTCCCTGgttggagaaaaaaataaagaaaaaaactgtTTGAAGAATCGGATGCAAATCCACTTCAGATGTAAATGTGCATGTCACCATCTTCAATTTTTCATATAGGAATTGAAAGTTACTTTTTAGTTGCTTATAcggcttcttttttcttttttcttctttcttttttcttttttctttttctttttattttttatttttatttttatttttttttttgtcttttattattatttgaggtATAGCTGCCTATTCTTTTTAGCCACTCAATTTTTGTTACCTGCGAGGAAGTGTTTAAGGCCCCAATTGCTTGCTAATTGCTAACCACGAGTTTTACTTCTGACAGATAGATACACTATGAATCAATACGTGGGGCCACGCGCAGACTTAAATGTGCAGGGGCCCGCGCAGACTTAAACGCGcaaattttgaagtttaatATCTGGTCTTTCATTTCAGTCagcatcaaataaaataaatgtcaaGGTTTAAAGACTAAAGTTAATATATTTAACggtttacattttatttttgaagaaaatgcttataaatgaataaatgcTTTCGTTAGGCTGATCAGTGATGACATATTAATGCtaactttgtttgttaatgtattttgaaatgtgttttttttttcattattattattttttgtttgaaaaaatgttctAATAATGTgacaaaaatgtaaaaatagttttgagttttatttttatttatttatttatttgtgtgtgtgtgttttaagttgtttcttaatttttttattattttgaatagctaggaaaaacaaaaaggactaggaaaaagcttttttttttttttttttgattaataaattaaatgaaatagatTAAAGTTAAATTTAAGATTTCATTTAAATGCATTCAACGGTATAGATgatgtcacatcatttaaaattttaaataacttgACAATATATGTACtattaaatctgtaaaattttaatataaatcaTGAAATGAGTCTTTTCTATTTCAAGTGAAACAGAGAGAATACTTATCCATGTTTTGAGAGTTTGGAGGGGAGATGGGAGGAGAGAATAAGGATCCGTTTGGaattacgatttcaaaaagtgcaatttaaaaataataattttaaaatgtgtgttttgaaaaagtgattttaaaaacgcagttaagcgtttgacctttaaaatcgcagattttttacattttcaaatctcgatttttaaaaaactcaattttcaaataattcattttcttgatttgatttaaaatctcactttttatCAGACTTAAATGTGCAGGGCCCCGCGCAAACTTAAACGTGCAAATTTTGTTTAATATCTAGTCTTTCATTTCAGTCGgcatcaaataaaataattgtcaagatttaaagttaatatatttaacggtttacattttattttcactgaaaatgcttataaatgaataaatgcTTTCGTTTGGCTGATCAGTGATGACATATTAATGCTAactttgtttattaatgtattttgaaatgtgttttttttttaattattttttgtttgaaaaaatgttctAATGTgacaaaaatgtaaaaatagttttgagttttattttttattttattttttatttttgtgtgtgtgtgtgtgtgttttaatttgtttcttaatttttttttattattttgaatagctaggaaaaacaaaaaggactaggaaaaagctttttttttttttttgaggaataaattaaatgaaatagatTAAAGTTAAATTTAAGATTTCATTTAAATGCATTCAATGGTATAGATgatgtcacatcatttaaaattttaaataacttgACAATATATGTACtattaaatctgtaaaattttaatataaataatgaaatGAGTCTTTTCTATTTCAAGTGAAACAGAGAGAATACTTATCCATGTTTTGAGAGTTTGGAGGGGAGATGGGAGGAGAGAATAAGGATCcatttggaattgcgatttcaaaaagtgccatttaaaaatagcaattttaaaatgtgttttttgaaaaagtgattttaaaaacacagttaagcgtttgacctttaaaatcgtagattttttacattttcaaatcgcgatttttaaaaaactcaatttccaaatgattcattttctgtgatttgatttaaaatctcacttttatCAGACTTAAATGTGCAGGGCCCCGTGCAGACTTAAACGTGcaaattttgaagtttaatATCTGGTCTTTCATTTCAGTCGgcatcaaataaaataaatgtcaagatttaaagttaatatatttaacggtttacattttattttcactgaaaatgcttataaatgaataaatgcTTTCGTTTGGCTGATCAGTGATGACATATTATTGCtaactttgtttgttaatgtattttgaaatgtgttttttttttgttcattattattattatttgtttgaaaaaatgttctAATGCGACAAAAATGTAAAAgtagttttgagttttttttgagtttgtttgtttgtttgttttgtgtgtgtgtgtgtatgttttaagttgtttgttaattttttttttattattttgaatagctaggaaaaacaaaaaggactaggaaaaaacttttttttttttttgagtaataaattaaatgaaatagattaaatttaaattttagatATAATTTTAATGCATTTAACGGTATAAATGATGCCacattatttcaaattttaaataacttgACAATATATGTACtattaaatctgtaaaattttaatataaatcaTGAAATGAGTCTTTTCTATTTCAAGTGAAACGGAGAGAATACTTATTCATGTTTTGAGAGTTTGGAGGGGAGATGGGAGGAGAGAATAAGGAtccgtttggaattgcgatttcaaaaagtgcaatttaaaaataacaattttaaaatgtgtgttttgaaaaagtgattttaaaaacgcagttaagcgtttaacctttaaaattgtaggttagcttttaaaattttactttttcaaaaaagcattatCTTgcttgagatttgaaaaaacagattttttatattttcaaatcgtaattttttaaaaatattattcccaaacgattcattttttcgtaatttggtttaaaatctcactttttatttacgaaatcTCAATCCTAAATGCACCCTAAAAGGGAAGGGAGGAAGTGAGAAGGAAAGAGAGAATAGTTTGTTgagagcttctacacatcctcccctcatcctccccttatcacccttttataataaaaaaattgatttttaataaaaagttgtctctgatgtcacatcagagacaactttttaataaaaaccaatttttttaaggaaaagagggtgACAAGGGGGGGATGAGAGTCTcctctttagcatttccctagtttgtttgttcttttaaatGAAGTGAGACATCattctttcattaaaaaatcAGGGCAAAACTTCTTGCTCAACAAATacaatattttgaataaaaataaggcATTCCTCCGGTTAAACTTAGTCTAAAGATTAAAGAAGGGTAGTTTTTGCCACCCGATGAGCTACTTCATTAGCCTTCCTGTGGATGTGtccttaaatattttgtttggatattttaataaaaaaataagagggaAGGAAAAATAGGTATCCTTCTCTTTATTTGGTTGCCGAGTTAATTaaatgtgagaaaataatgAGGTATTACTGTAAACCAACAATAAGGAGAGATAAATAAAGACGATCTATATATTTAGATATGTATTGcagaaattttaataaataaaggtaaaaaaatggaagtacaaaagatTGAGCTCTATTATAATTCATCATTTTCAGGTATATATGAGTAGCAAATGGAGCAAGATAACATAGAAATAGTCAAATTTTGTAGAAATGTTTTTCcctatttattaataatttgtatttttaatagaacatGTGATTCTTatgtacatttttaaaattataatcggGTTCCTACTTCCATATGAGAAGGAAataaaaggattttttttttatttatttttttttatttttaaagatatgCAGGAGATTAGCTtggggacttttttttttaaaaaaaaaaagaaaaaagaaaaaaagaaagattttcaatTCAAGGGCTCAGACAAAGCCCAACTCAATTTTCTGTTTTCACAACAACATGCAACCAGATGGGGAAAACCGTGTTTTTGTTGGAAGTAAAATTGTCTTCGGCACAATGGTAATGGCCCAAAGGACAGTGGGCTGGAAATAAAGAAGCCCAATACATTTTATGTGGAGCcaataaaaaaaagtgaaactggttaatttgtttgttatttattttttaaattattattttttatttgggtaagtgaataattatataaaaagaagaaaattatacaACGATAGGAcattatctcaaaaaaaaaaaaaaaaaaaaaaaaccgtttgaGATGGGAGGAAGACTATAAACTATAAAGAGCCTCGGAA
Coding sequences:
- the LOC133878331 gene encoding protein NUCLEAR FUSION DEFECTIVE 4, translated to MSSRTLQWLSLVGIIWLQSINGTNTNFPAYSSQLKHLLSISQVQLNNLAFASDAGKLLGWFSGVAAFYLPLWLVLLIGSSLGLIGYGLQYLFVTNQISCLSYGHVFVLTVIAGNSICWINTVSYVVAIRNFPSDRQVVVGLTTSYLGLSAKVYTDIVDAAFPSSPIERAKAYLLLNSVLPVIVCVIAAPLVREVDVHVRRPRDMKVGFIAIFVITMTTGVYAVISSLESISRKLSSWSRVIGIGVFLLAPLVIPAAEKIVELVRKYRDINTERKVYHFTIEEGEGAARIENGVVKETEEAGEDIGVKDQREEGGEVCEVGIKEEIGVKEMLKRLDFWLYFFVYLFGATLGIVFLNNLGQIAESRGYSGTSSLVSLSSSFGFFGRLIPSLLDYSFSRTKYMISRPGSIVALMAPTAGAFLLLVNKANLSLNISTAVIGVCSGAITSIAVSTTTELFGTKNFSINHNVVVANIPIGSFAFGYLAALLYRKEGNIGGDGKCMGMECYRKTFIIWGSFCFLGTFLAFALYLRTRKFYLRKV